The Bradyrhizobium sp. CCGB01 genome segment TGGGCACGCTACGCTTTGCCCACCCTGCGGCATGCGTGTGCGGGGCGCGTCTGCCTCTCCATCGTCATTGCGAGCGAAGCGAAGCAATCCATCACGTGTAGGGTGGATTAGCCGAAGGCGTAATCCACCGCTTCTCTCTCAGCTTGGTAACCCACCCTACGAAGTGGCCGCTACTTCGCCGCTTCCGTGGCCATCACCGGGCGCACCGGATCGCCTTCGCGCAAGATTGCGCCGGCGCGGGCGACGACGACGTCGCCTTCGTTGAGGCCGTCACGCACCTCGATATTGCCGCCCGACATCAAGCCGACCTCGACACGCTTGGTCTCGACGCGGTTGCGGCGGATCACCTGCACGACGGTGCCGGCGGTGGAATACTGCACGGCGGTCAGCGGCACCGCGACGTTGCAGCTCTGCCCGGTCTTGATCAGCGCGCGCCCGCTCGCCTTCAGCAACAGCCTCTTCTGCGAGTTGATGCCGATATAGACCATGCCCTGCTGGATGTTCGGCTCGACGGTCGGTCCGATGCGACGCACCTTGCCGTCGAGATCGCCGGCGCCGGCAACGCGCACGGTCGCCTGCTGGTTGACCGCGAGCTTCCTGATGTCGGTAGTCGCGACCAGGCCGACGAGATCGTATTCGCTGCGCGCCACGATCGTGAACAGCGCCTCGCCCTTGGCCGAGGCGAAGTTGCCGATCTGCGCGGTCGAGGTCGCGATCACGCCCGCCACCGGGGCGGTGACCTGAAGCGTGCCGCCTTCGGGCAGCGCCAGCCGCGCCAGCACCTGGCCGGCCGTGATGGTGTCGCCGGCTTCCGCCAGCACGTCCGTGACCTTCAGGCCGGGACGCTCCGGCCGCACGGAGGTCTCCTCGCGCGCGATGATCGTGCCGGTGGCCTCGACGATGTCGGAGAAGCAGGATTTTGCGACCTTCAGCACCGTGACCGCGGGCCCCTTGGGCGTATCGTCATCGGCGGCGAGCGTGGGCTGTCCGGAC includes the following:
- a CDS encoding efflux RND transporter periplasmic adaptor subunit, coding for MRPLPARSFSQKLVALAGLALLSGQPTLAADDDTPKGPAVTVLKVAKSCFSDIVEATGTIIAREETSVRPERPGLKVTDVLAEAGDTITAGQVLARLALPEGGTLQVTAPVAGVIATSTAQIGNFASAKGEALFTIVARSEYDLVGLVATTDIRKLAVNQQATVRVAGAGDLDGKVRRIGPTVEPNIQQGMVYIGINSQKRLLLKASGRALIKTGQSCNVAVPLTAVQYSTAGTVVQVIRRNRVETKRVEVGLMSGGNIEVRDGLNEGDVVVARAGAILREGDPVRPVMATEAAK